GCCGTGGACGGACCTCACGAATGAGGCACTCGGAAACCGCACCACATACATGGGTGGAACAAAGGGCTCGCACATTGTTCTGGACAATCCGGAACTGCTCGAGGCGACCGGCGGAAACGAGATCTTCTTCGAGCACGAAGACGGCCGCATCGTACTCATCTACCCGCTCAAGGGCCGGGTCATGGTCGGCACCACAGACATCGAAGCAGACCCGGCGCAGCCCGCCGTGTGCACGGAAGAGGAGGTCGACTACTTCTTCGACCTCGTGAAGCACGTGTTTCCCGACGTGAACGTCGAGCGCTCGCAGATCGTCTACCGCTTCTCGGGCATCCGGCCTCTGCCCGGGCACGGCGACACGCAGCCTGGCTTTGTGTCGCGCGATTACCGTATTGTTCCGACGGAGCTCGACGGAACGCCGATGCTGAGCCTCGTTGGCGGAAAGCTGACGACGTTCAGGGCGCTCGGAGAACAACTCGGCGACGAGGTGCTCGCGCGTGTCGGAACAGAGCGCAGCGTATCAACGGCGGGCGTGCCGATCGGCGGAGGCAAGGGCTACCCGGCGACGGATGCTGCGCGCACGACGTGGCTTGTCGCTCACAGCGACTCCATCACACGCCACCGCGCCGATGTGCTGCTCGAGCGGTACGGCACACGGGCCGCATCCGTCATCGACGAACTCGATGCGACGGGAGACTCACGTCTCGAGCATGCTCCCGACTACTCTCGCGAAGAGATCGCGTATCTCGTTCGCACGGAACAGGTCGTTCATCTCATCGATGTGCTCAAGCGGCGCACCAGCCTTGCTTTCACCGGCGCGGTGACCGACGAACTGCTCGATGAGATCACTCCGATCGTCGCCGCTGAGCTCCACTGGAGTGAAGCGGAGGCGGCCGCGGAACGGGCAGAGGCAGCCCGTGTACTGCGCGATGCCCACGGTGTCGTGCTATCTGGACGAAGGGAGACCCCGACTCCCGCATAACCCGAAGTGCTCTCACTCTTGT
The Paramicrobacterium chengjingii DNA segment above includes these coding regions:
- a CDS encoding glycerol-3-phosphate dehydrogenase/oxidase, encoding MTSEKSGNVSTRDTVRAIAERPHASVLIIGGGINGISTFRDLALQGVDVTIVERNDWCSGASAASSHMIHGGVRYLENGEFRLVRESVQERNGLVKIAPHYVKPLETTVPIFSTFSGILAAPLRFLTHKQGKPTERGAFLIKIGLMMYDSFSRDGGAVPRHSFRGRSASLKQHPALNKALKYTATYFDASVHDPERLALDVLRDGTATGPHARAANYVEAVGFDDGGVTLRDNATGETFAMTADVIVNASGPWTDLTNEALGNRTTYMGGTKGSHIVLDNPELLEATGGNEIFFEHEDGRIVLIYPLKGRVMVGTTDIEADPAQPAVCTEEEVDYFFDLVKHVFPDVNVERSQIVYRFSGIRPLPGHGDTQPGFVSRDYRIVPTELDGTPMLSLVGGKLTTFRALGEQLGDEVLARVGTERSVSTAGVPIGGGKGYPATDAARTTWLVAHSDSITRHRADVLLERYGTRAASVIDELDATGDSRLEHAPDYSREEIAYLVRTEQVVHLIDVLKRRTSLAFTGAVTDELLDEITPIVAAELHWSEAEAAAERAEAARVLRDAHGVVLSGRRETPTPA